The following are from one region of the Nostoc cf. commune SO-36 genome:
- a CDS encoding SdiA-regulated domain-containing protein, with amino-acid sequence MALNSGDVAFIGINTAGVPDDWVAFVTLAAIPEGTVIYFTDNELTTGTATAFNTGESYTKWTAPAGGVVAGTIVTLTNFDVTGGPVANVGTAAVVTFSGSTNRGFSQTADSVYAYLAASEATADTPTTQIARINIGNAEDGVAPNSLPADSRISFLTGEESAVYTGTRTANTFAEFKAIVNNPANWTLTTGATLITALNQTAFTINATPTVTIAAQDANAAEAGTDPGIFRISRTGSTTNALTVNYNVATGSGQATSADYTPTLTGTATIAAGQSFVDVTITPVDDTTVEGTETVSVTLNSSADYTLGATATATVAIADNDTPVGSIDLSTYVRIGRYDLPEPTRTTAPTNSLLAQEASAVTYNKDTDTLFVVGDGGRAIVQVSKTGQLIDSMTLASGSSPQGTEFYDTEGLTYVGDGKFVLIEERERQANLFTYTPGTTLTRSNVQTVKLGTTVGNIGIEGISYDPQTGGFIAVKEITPEGIFQTNIDFAAGTASNGSATTVNSTDLFNPALAGLVDFADVFALSNLSALNGQPDSSRLLILSQESGKIVNIDRTGNISSSLTIVSDAGNPLSVVDQGNEGITVDKDGLIYVVNEGGGGDIDHPQLWVYAPSSFTYTNQAPVAVSLANTVTSLSESTSTATPLKVANIIVSDDALGTNTLGLTGADANFFEITGNALFLKAGTTLDFETKTSYNVSVNVNDTTVGNNPDATTAFSLSVTDVNENPTTSSIFITEVAPWSSGNSPVAADWFELTNKGLSAVDITGWKIDDNSNSFAASVALSGITSIGAGESVIFIEGATVNPTFLSNWFGANPPASLKIGNYSGAGAGLGTGGDAVNIYNATGALQANVVFGASPAAAPFATFDNAALSNNATIATLSTVGVNGAFVAVNSSTEIGSPGTIVSSLPTIAIAAQDANAAEAGTDPGIFRISRTGSTTNTLTLNYTIATGAGQATSADYTPALTGTATIAAGQSFVDITITPVDDTAVEGTETVTLTLNSSANYTLGTATATVAIADNDAIRIHDIQGTGHISPLRGQTVSNVAGIVTVTASNGFYLQDPNPDSDERTSEGIFVFTASAPTVSVGDSILVNGTVAEFRPGNNANNLTVTQITSPTIVTVSSGNALPTATILGNGGRTIPTTVIDNDTTGNIETGTTTFDPAQDGIDFYESLEGMRVQVNNAIATSPTASFGTSQEIWVLADNGANATGRTARGGSLISASDFNPERIQIDDLNNALVLPEVNVGTQLSSITGVVNYDFSNYEVLVSAAPTVVQNSTLQREVTNLTPTTDQLTVATFNVENLDPSDGATKFNNLASRIVNNLKSPDIISLEEIQDNNGATNNGVVDASTTFQTLINAISAAGGPTYQYRQIDPVNGTNGGEPGGNIRVGFLFNPNRVNFVDRPGGTSTSSTTVSNVSGVPTVSNSPGLIDPTNSAFASSRKPLVGEFTFKGETVYIIGNHFNSKGGDQPLFGVNQPPTLTSETQRQQQATLVKNFVDSILAINPNANVVVAGDLNDFEFSNPITTLESAGLTSLIETLPQNERYTYNFEGNAQTLDHILVSNSLLSKLDGYDVVHINSEFADQDSDHDPSVARFNLFKNNAPTVVQPIDDQIISTNKPFSFNVSNKFADVDQGDTLSYSATGLPTGSSIVANTGVISGTISQIGIFGVTVTATDSSGANVSDRFDLTVANNKATFGNDIIFIDQLSGLNTVNALTGSDRVIGTDGNETIDGGLGDDYLDAKGGNDIIFGGLGNDTILGGLGNDTISGEVGNDTISGEAGNDTIDGGLGNDTISGGLGNDTISGGFGNDRLIGWGGGTNEIDVLNPLIINQGVDTYVLGDATSVFYASSGNLDYANVASFRANDQIQLKGSASNYSLGVSAIRSTVGIFTNSGTELIGVVENGLNRNTNLATDTRFVFV; translated from the coding sequence ATGGCACTTAATTCTGGCGACGTTGCATTTATAGGTATCAATACTGCGGGTGTACCTGACGATTGGGTAGCTTTTGTTACGCTAGCTGCTATTCCAGAGGGAACGGTCATCTATTTTACCGACAACGAACTTACAACAGGGACGGCAACGGCTTTTAACACTGGTGAATCATATACTAAATGGACTGCCCCAGCAGGCGGTGTTGTCGCAGGGACTATCGTCACTTTGACCAATTTTGATGTGACTGGTGGACCAGTTGCCAATGTAGGTACAGCTGCTGTGGTAACTTTTTCAGGGTCTACTAATCGCGGCTTTAGCCAAACCGCCGACTCGGTATATGCCTATCTTGCTGCCAGTGAGGCAACGGCAGACACGCCGACAACACAGATCGCACGAATTAATATCGGCAACGCAGAGGATGGTGTCGCACCTAACTCGCTACCTGCCGACAGCCGTATAAGCTTCTTGACAGGTGAGGAATCGGCAGTCTATACCGGTACTCGTACAGCAAATACCTTTGCCGAATTCAAGGCAATTGTTAACAACCCTGCTAATTGGACGCTGACTACTGGGGCAACTCTTATTACAGCGCTGAACCAAACCGCCTTCACTATCAATGCAACCCCCACTGTCACGATCGCAGCCCAAGATGCCAACGCAGCCGAAGCTGGCACTGACCCTGGTATCTTCCGGATCTCTCGCACAGGCAGTACCACCAATGCCTTGACGGTAAATTACAATGTTGCAACGGGTTCTGGACAAGCTACAAGCGCAGATTACACCCCAACCCTAACAGGTACAGCAACGATCGCTGCCGGACAATCCTTTGTCGATGTCACCATTACACCCGTCGATGATACGACAGTTGAAGGAACTGAAACCGTCAGTGTGACTCTAAATAGCAGCGCCGATTATACTTTGGGTGCTACTGCTACTGCAACAGTGGCGATCGCTGATAACGATACGCCTGTAGGTTCCATTGATCTCTCTACATACGTCCGCATCGGACGTTACGACCTACCCGAACCGACGCGAACCACTGCGCCAACCAACAGCTTACTGGCTCAAGAAGCCTCGGCTGTTACCTACAACAAGGATACCGACACGCTGTTCGTTGTTGGCGATGGTGGTAGAGCGATCGTGCAAGTATCGAAGACGGGACAATTAATCGACTCAATGACGCTAGCTTCTGGCAGCAGTCCCCAAGGGACGGAATTCTACGATACAGAAGGGCTTACGTATGTTGGTGACGGCAAGTTTGTCTTGATTGAGGAGCGAGAGAGACAGGCTAATTTGTTTACATATACCCCAGGAACTACCCTTACCAGAAGCAATGTCCAAACTGTAAAGCTCGGTACGACGGTGGGAAATATTGGTATCGAAGGTATCTCCTATGACCCACAGACTGGTGGCTTCATTGCAGTTAAGGAGATTACACCCGAAGGAATTTTTCAAACAAACATCGATTTTGCGGCGGGAACTGCAAGCAACGGTTCGGCTACCACAGTCAACTCGACCGATCTTTTCAATCCAGCTTTGGCCGGACTTGTAGACTTCGCGGATGTTTTCGCATTGTCGAACCTATCAGCCTTGAACGGGCAACCCGACTCAAGCCGCCTGTTGATCTTGAGCCAAGAATCCGGCAAGATCGTCAACATCGATCGCACTGGGAATATCTCTAGCTCATTAACCATCGTCTCCGATGCGGGTAATCCTTTATCCGTTGTGGATCAGGGGAATGAAGGAATCACGGTGGACAAGGATGGATTGATTTATGTCGTTAACGAAGGGGGCGGAGGTGATATAGATCATCCTCAACTTTGGGTCTATGCACCGTCCTCATTTACATATACCAATCAAGCTCCTGTAGCCGTCAGCCTTGCGAATACCGTCACCAGCTTGTCAGAAAGCACCAGTACTGCAACTCCCTTGAAAGTCGCCAACATTATCGTTAGTGATGACGCTCTGGGAACAAATACCCTCGGTTTGACTGGTGCAGATGCTAACTTCTTTGAGATTACGGGTAATGCTTTGTTCCTCAAAGCGGGAACCACCCTAGATTTTGAAACTAAGACCAGCTACAACGTCAGCGTCAATGTAAATGACACCACCGTTGGCAATAACCCAGATGCAACTACGGCATTTAGCTTATCAGTCACCGATGTAAATGAAAATCCCACCACCAGCAGTATCTTCATCACTGAAGTAGCTCCTTGGAGTAGTGGCAATTCGCCCGTCGCCGCAGATTGGTTTGAGTTGACCAACAAGGGTTTGAGCGCTGTAGATATCACCGGCTGGAAAATTGACGACAACTCGAATAGCTTTGCTGCGTCTGTTGCCTTGAGCGGTATCACCAGCATCGGCGCAGGTGAATCGGTAATCTTTATCGAAGGAGCTACCGTCAATCCTACTTTCCTATCCAACTGGTTCGGTGCGAACCCACCAGCCAGCTTGAAAATCGGCAACTACTCTGGTGCGGGCGCGGGCTTGGGTACGGGTGGTGATGCCGTAAATATTTATAATGCCACTGGTGCTTTACAAGCTAATGTCGTCTTCGGAGCATCTCCAGCCGCAGCCCCATTTGCCACCTTCGACAATGCCGCCTTGTCAAACAATGCCACGATCGCAACACTAAGCACTGTGGGAGTCAATGGTGCATTTGTCGCTGTAAATTCAAGCACGGAAATCGGCTCTCCAGGGACTATTGTTTCCTCTCTACCCACGATCGCGATCGCAGCCCAAGATGCCAACGCAGCCGAAGCTGGCACTGACCCTGGTATCTTCCGGATCTCTCGCACAGGCAGTACTACCAATACCCTGACGTTAAATTATACTATTGCAACGGGTGCTGGACAAGCCACAAGCGCAGATTACACCCCAGCCCTAACAGGCACAGCAACGATCGCTGCCGGACAATCCTTTGTAGATATCACTATTACACCTGTGGATGATACCGCAGTTGAAGGAACTGAAACCGTCACTTTGACTCTAAATAGCAGCGCCAATTATACTCTGGGTACTGCTACTGCTACAGTGGCGATCGCTGATAATGACGCAATTCGGATTCACGACATTCAGGGAACGGGGCATATCTCACCCTTGAGAGGTCAAACCGTCAGCAATGTAGCGGGAATTGTCACGGTTACAGCTAGTAACGGTTTTTACTTGCAAGACCCCAACCCAGATAGCGACGAACGCACTTCTGAAGGTATTTTCGTCTTCACCGCATCAGCACCAACCGTATCTGTCGGCGATTCTATATTAGTCAATGGAACAGTTGCGGAGTTTCGTCCCGGTAATAATGCAAATAACCTGACGGTAACACAAATTACTAGTCCTACAATTGTCACAGTCTCCAGTGGCAATGCTTTGCCAACTGCCACAATTCTAGGTAATGGCGGCAGAACCATCCCAACTACAGTAATCGATAACGACACTACTGGTAATATCGAAACTGGAACGACCACTTTTGATCCTGCCCAGGATGGCATCGACTTCTACGAAAGTTTAGAAGGAATGCGAGTACAGGTCAATAATGCGATCGCCACTTCACCCACTGCAAGCTTTGGTACATCACAAGAAATTTGGGTATTAGCAGACAATGGGGCAAATGCCACTGGGCGCACAGCTCGCGGTGGTAGCCTAATTAGTGCTTCAGATTTTAATCCTGAACGGATTCAGATCGATGATCTCAACAATGCCTTAGTACTACCTGAAGTTAATGTTGGTACGCAACTTAGCAGTATTACTGGTGTCGTTAACTACGACTTTAGCAACTATGAAGTTTTAGTATCGGCTGCTCCCACAGTAGTACAGAACAGTACCCTTCAAAGAGAAGTCACTAATTTAACTCCCACCACTGACCAATTGACAGTTGCTACCTTCAACGTCGAAAACCTTGACCCAAGCGATGGTGCAACCAAGTTTAATAACCTTGCCAGCCGCATTGTCAATAATCTGAAATCACCAGATATTATTAGTCTGGAAGAAATTCAGGACAACAACGGGGCAACAAATAATGGCGTAGTTGATGCCAGCACCACCTTCCAAACATTAATTAATGCGATTAGTGCGGCTGGTGGCCCCACATATCAATATCGCCAAATTGACCCAGTGAACGGTACTAATGGTGGTGAACCTGGTGGAAATATCCGGGTAGGCTTCTTATTTAATCCCAATCGTGTCAACTTTGTAGATCGCCCCGGTGGTACTTCCACTTCCAGCACCACAGTTAGTAACGTCTCTGGTGTTCCTACAGTTTCTAATAGTCCTGGTTTGATTGACCCCACCAACTCGGCCTTTGCTAGCAGTCGCAAGCCGTTAGTTGGGGAATTTACTTTCAAGGGTGAAACTGTTTATATAATTGGCAACCACTTCAATTCTAAAGGTGGCGATCAACCATTATTTGGTGTGAATCAACCGCCAACCCTTACCAGCGAAACCCAGCGTCAGCAACAAGCTACTCTGGTGAAAAACTTTGTTGATAGTATTTTAGCGATCAACCCCAATGCCAATGTAGTAGTAGCAGGTGACTTGAATGACTTTGAGTTTTCTAACCCTATCACCACTCTAGAAAGCGCTGGGCTGACTTCATTAATTGAAACTCTGCCTCAAAATGAGCGTTACACCTACAACTTTGAAGGCAACGCCCAAACACTTGACCACATTTTAGTGAGTAATAGTTTGCTCAGTAAGCTGGATGGGTATGATGTAGTTCACATCAACTCAGAGTTTGCCGATCAGGATAGCGATCACGACCCTAGTGTAGCTCGGTTTAATCTCTTTAAAAACAATGCTCCCACTGTAGTACAACCGATTGACGACCAAATCATCTCTACTAACAAACCTTTTTCTTTCAATGTCAGTAACAAATTTGCTGACGTAGATCAAGGCGACACCCTCAGCTACAGTGCTACAGGCTTACCCACTGGATCTAGTATTGTTGCTAATACAGGTGTTATATCCGGCACTATCTCCCAAATTGGCATCTTTGGAGTCACAGTTACTGCCACTGATAGCAGTGGCGCTAATGTTAGCGATCGCTTTGATCTGACTGTTGCTAATAACAAGGCGACATTTGGCAACGACATTATCTTTATCGACCAACTTAGTGGTTTGAACACAGTCAATGCCCTAACTGGGAGCGATCGCGTCATCGGCACTGATGGCAATGAGACGATCGATGGTGGACTTGGCGATGACTACCTTGATGCCAAGGGCGGCAATGACATCATCTTCGGTGGACTTGGCAATGACACAATCTTAGGTGGACTTGGTAATGACACAATCTCAGGTGAAGTTGGCAATGACACAATCTCAGGTGAAGCTGGCAATGACACAATCGATGGTGGACTTGGCAATGACACAATCTCAGGTGGACTTGGTAATGACACAATCTCAGGTGGATTTGGCAATGACCGCCTAATTGGTTGGGGGGGTGGCACAAACGAAATTGACGTACTCAACCCACTCATCATTAATCAGGGTGTAGATACTTACGTCTTGGGTGATGCTACTTCAGTTTTCTATGCCAGTTCCGGCAATCTTGACTATGCCAATGTTGCCAGCTTCCGAGCAAACGATCAGATTCAGCTCAAAGGAAGTGCTAGCAATTACTCACTAGGCGTGTCTGCAATTAGATCAACTGTAGGTATTTTCACTAACAGTGGTACAGAATTGATTGGTGTTGTGGAAAACGGGTTAAACCGCAATACCAATTTGGCAACAGATACTCGTTTCGTCTTTGTTTAA
- a CDS encoding COP23 domain-containing protein, with the protein MSSKLLRLISLGSLSLSLCLGNSAAMAQYDSTGDGVIVPTVPSGGTSAPVPIDTSTGVPPSPSADGTTRFTCQTYNGQYTVMYQPQSQPGQFFPWAAPAALGGGWDAQRRCAAIASRLELYRPDGLQELQTSVENNENIVCVTTEANSTCRIVLTVPPGKDPYVIRNSIFQNLTTADSGQQTIAVNTYGDRSRGGNELYNLGRTLLGGGNNRVSSSKSGINLKPFLDRKDGGTARNLRNGVAIRRQSQPNVRLNPGKFR; encoded by the coding sequence ATGTCATCGAAACTGCTACGACTTATATCTTTGGGTAGTCTTAGCTTATCTTTATGTCTGGGCAATTCGGCAGCAATGGCGCAATATGACTCTACTGGCGATGGTGTAATAGTACCAACAGTACCATCAGGTGGTACATCAGCACCTGTACCAATAGATACATCCACAGGCGTACCACCTTCGCCCTCTGCTGACGGTACAACTCGGTTTACCTGTCAGACTTACAATGGTCAGTATACTGTGATGTATCAGCCACAAAGCCAACCAGGACAATTCTTTCCTTGGGCAGCACCTGCGGCTTTGGGCGGTGGTTGGGACGCACAAAGGCGTTGTGCAGCAATTGCCAGTCGTTTAGAACTTTATCGCCCAGATGGATTACAAGAACTCCAAACATCTGTAGAAAATAACGAAAATATTGTCTGCGTCACAACTGAAGCTAATTCAACCTGTAGGATTGTGCTGACAGTCCCGCCTGGGAAAGATCCCTATGTTATCCGCAATAGCATTTTTCAGAACTTGACTACTGCTGACAGTGGACAACAAACTATAGCCGTTAACACTTATGGCGATCGCAGTAGGGGAGGCAATGAATTATATAATTTAGGACGCACACTTCTAGGCGGTGGCAATAATCGGGTTAGTTCGTCTAAAAGTGGGATTAATCTCAAACCTTTCCTCGATCGCAAAGATGGTGGTACCGCTAGAAATCTTCGCAATGGAGTAGCAATTCGTCGTCAGTCTCAGCCTAATGTTCGCTTAAATCCTGGTAAGTTCCGATAG
- a CDS encoding non-ribosomal peptide synthetase, translating into MKQITNSLAKNKNELLVDERQTSLSENNLQRDYLLKESQKHLLSECNRTQTDYHQQTCIHQLFEAQVEKTPDAIALIFNNQHLSYRDLNSRANQLAQHLQSLGVGTETLVGICIERSLEMIVALLAILKAGGGYVPLDSGYPQERLAFMLSDTQVSILLTQKELVAKLPPHTAFVICLDADWHEIAQNKKENLTTSITPDNLAYVMYTSGSTGTPKGVSVIHRGVVRLVKETNYVHLTPEEVILQLAPISFDASTFEIWGCLLNGGRLIIYPSHTPSLAELGQIIQQYQVTTLWLTAGLFHLIVDEKLDALKSLRQLLAGGDILSVPHVQKFLQAVENCQLINGYGPTENTTFTCCHPITAALQPGVSIPIGRPIANTQVYILDNNLQAVSIGEAGELYIGGDGLARGYLNRPELTAEKFIFHSFDNNLSTRLYKTGDLASYLSDGNIEFLGRIDNQVKIRGFRIELGEIEREIAQHPDVREIVVLARQDETNEKQLTAYIVPHHNSGYTHNKLRSFLQQQLPNYMMPSAFVMLESLPLNANGKVDRNKLPAPSRERPQLEQAYISPQTELERLLASILSELLKIDRVGIDDNFFDLGATSISILQVAVRVQQELSIELSAVKLFQYSTISSLAKYLTSKQNSQPSSDKLQNRAQRQQTARTRRRNHQQGV; encoded by the coding sequence ATGAAACAAATAACTAATTCATTGGCTAAAAATAAAAATGAATTGCTGGTAGATGAGCGTCAAACCTCATTATCAGAAAATAACTTACAACGAGATTATTTATTGAAAGAATCCCAAAAGCATCTACTAAGCGAGTGTAATCGTACTCAAACTGATTATCATCAGCAAACATGTATTCATCAGTTGTTTGAAGCACAAGTAGAAAAAACACCTGATGCTATAGCACTAATCTTTAATAATCAGCATCTCAGCTATAGAGATTTGAATAGTCGTGCTAATCAACTAGCACAACATCTGCAATCACTGGGGGTAGGCACAGAAACTCTTGTAGGAATCTGCATAGAGCGTTCCTTAGAAATGATTGTAGCACTTTTAGCTATCCTTAAAGCAGGTGGAGGTTATGTACCACTAGATTCAGGGTATCCACAAGAACGTTTAGCTTTCATGCTATCAGATACTCAAGTATCAATCCTATTAACTCAAAAAGAACTAGTTGCCAAATTACCTCCTCATACAGCATTTGTAATTTGCCTAGATGCAGATTGGCATGAGATCGCCCAAAATAAAAAAGAGAACCTAACCACTAGTATCACTCCTGATAATTTGGCTTACGTCATGTATACATCAGGTTCTACAGGTACACCTAAAGGTGTTAGCGTTATCCATCGTGGTGTAGTTAGGTTAGTCAAAGAAACTAATTATGTCCACCTCACACCTGAAGAAGTAATTCTGCAACTTGCTCCTATTTCTTTCGATGCTTCAACTTTTGAAATTTGGGGTTGCTTACTTAACGGTGGGCGGCTTATAATCTACCCTTCTCATACACCATCTTTAGCAGAATTAGGGCAGATTATTCAGCAATACCAAGTTACTACTCTTTGGCTGACAGCAGGATTATTCCACCTGATAGTGGATGAAAAACTTGATGCTTTAAAATCACTTCGTCAACTTTTAGCAGGTGGCGATATCTTATCTGTTCCCCATGTGCAGAAGTTTCTCCAAGCAGTAGAGAACTGTCAGCTAATTAATGGTTATGGGCCAACTGAAAATACAACTTTTACCTGCTGCCATCCTATAACAGCAGCACTGCAACCAGGTGTATCTATTCCTATTGGTCGTCCAATTGCTAATACTCAAGTTTATATATTAGATAACAACCTCCAAGCAGTATCAATTGGAGAAGCTGGCGAATTGTACATTGGTGGTGATGGATTAGCTAGAGGCTATTTAAACCGTCCTGAGTTAACTGCTGAAAAATTTATTTTTCACTCTTTTGATAACAATTTATCAACGCGCCTTTACAAAACTGGAGATTTAGCTAGTTATCTTTCAGATGGCAATATCGAGTTCTTAGGTCGTATTGACAATCAGGTAAAGATTCGTGGTTTTCGAATTGAGCTAGGAGAAATTGAGCGAGAAATTGCACAACATCCTGATGTTAGGGAAATTGTCGTTTTAGCTCGTCAAGACGAAACAAATGAAAAACAGTTGACAGCTTATATTGTTCCTCACCATAACAGTGGATATACGCACAACAAATTACGGAGTTTCTTGCAACAGCAACTACCTAATTACATGATGCCATCGGCATTTGTGATGTTAGAATCACTGCCTTTGAATGCAAATGGCAAAGTAGATAGAAATAAATTGCCAGCACCAAGTAGAGAACGTCCGCAACTGGAACAAGCGTATATTTCTCCTCAAACTGAATTAGAGCGTCTGCTTGCAAGCATTTTATCCGAGCTACTCAAAATAGATCGCGTTGGAATTGATGATAATTTCTTTGATTTGGGAGCAACTTCAATCTCAATTCTCCAAGTTGCTGTGCGAGTACAACAGGAACTTAGTATTGAGCTATCTGCTGTAAAGCTATTTCAATATTCAACGATTAGCTCTTTGGCAAAGTATTTGACTTCAAAACAGAATAGCCAACCGTCTTCTGACAAACTGCAAAATCGCGCTCAACGCCAGCAAACAGCTCGGACACGTCGCCGTAATCATCAACAAGGTGTTTAA